GATGGCGCTTCCTGTGTGCACGCTGTCTGccaccagcccagggcagcaccCTTCCAACTGCTGGCTACCCAGACCTTGCTTCTCGCAGCTACAAACAGCTTACATTGCTGTACCATCACTCAGGGCCATTTCTTAAGTGTCAGCTGCACCAACTTAGCAAGCAGTGTGTCTGAGAAGCTGTCTGAAACATGAGGAAAGGTTACCACAAACCCCAAGCAGGCCAGCAGGCGCACGCTTACCTGTGAGCACGTTCTGGATGCAGTCATAGTGAGTGAAGCTGTAGGTTGCCTTGGCTGAAGACAGAGAGTCTTTGGGCAAAGTCTCCCTCAGATGAACCTCGAGGCCATTCAGAGAAGCCAGACTGCTGTGGTACTGCGTACAGGTAAAAGGCAGATGTTAGAGCAGACGTGCAAGGAGGCAGTGTAGGGAGCGTGGTGACTGATGCAGATGTCACAGGGATCagagccctcctgctgctgcccaggctcCCACCAGAACTGCGGTAACATGGGCAGAGGGAAGCAGTGAGATGGGGACTCAGAAAAGGGCACCCCAGCCTGGAAACGAGCAGGGTAGCTCTGCCAGGGCCCGGTGCTCCCTGCAAAACTCTGCACCAGCACTAGGACTGCAGCCTCAGGGCAGTGGGCAATGCAGTGCTGGCTAGAACGGATGAAAAACTCCATTATCTCCCTAATCCTCcacctctctccctccccagccaaGCAGAGGATCAGGCCTCCATTCAGCACAATGCAGGGCCTGCCCTTGACCCCAGGTTGCAGGACagatctgcttttctgtgcaatgAAGCAAAGGGATAACACCTTCCTACAGCCACATACCAGGACCAGGcgcctgcctgctctgcagcaaaggTCCATGCTAGGAGATGAGCCCTGTGGGCTGgtctgctgcttgcagctgcaCAAGTAGCATATTTTACCCTTCTTTGGTGTCATTCAGGAGCCTCAAAGCACTAGACAAATTAATTACAACTAAGCTTTGACAACCCTGAGAGCCGAGGGTCATTTTTAATCCACAGATAAACAAAAGAACAGACAggctgaggctgcacctcaTGCCCAAGCACGACGCCAGCAGCTGTCTGCAAGGCCCTGGCTCTGTGACCTGGAGCAATGCGCTGTTCCTCCTGGGCCAGCAGGACTGGCAGCACATCTCCTCCAGGAAACAACACTTGAATGAGTTGAGTGACAAACTGAGCCAGGGTGGGCCCACCTTGCCCACTGCTGGTCGTGCTCAGGTTTTGACGGGGAAAAGACATGCAATGTATGCCTGCCACCAGCTACACTAACCTGATCTGCACCAGGAATGACCTCCAGCTCTGAAGCCAGCGGTCCCTACCTGCACAcaccctgcagcctcctcccttcaccagagcaggcacagcacagcgcGAGCTGTGCAGCCCGGTTCCAAACGAGCAGAATGGAGACAGGGCAACCTGACACAGTTGCTGCAGGAGGCGAGGGCTTGCTGGCCCCTGCAGCAATCCTTTCCCTAGCAAGGCAACCCCTGTGTGCTGTGCATCCCTCTGCGTACGGGGGTCACAGACACAGCCCCCGAGTCCCAGAGCTCAGAAGCAAAGAGTAACCTTGAGGCTCTGCCAATGCTGGGAGGCAGCATTAGTCTGAGCTCTCCTCCACCTTCCAGTCTGACAGCTAAAGAAATGAGGTTGTTCCTATAGCAACTGGCATATCAAACAGGCCTCTGCAGCTTTGACTCAGCTCCCTGGCTGAGGCAGAGGCAGGGCATCGCTCTGCAGACAAATACTTCACAGGGAAACGCCGGGAGCAGGCACATCCTTCCCCCGCACCCGTGAGCAGCTCATTaactgcactgcactgctcagcagggagctgcacacagcagtggaGGCATCCCGGATCGCTTCGCTGCATCACCTACATCGAGTGCTCTAGTGGCACCTGTCGCTCCTGCTGCAGGTCcctgggtgggtgggtgggtggggaAGTGGGGGGAGGTGAGGAATGGCCAGGGAGAGGCAGGTAGGGGGGGTCCAAGCAGGCTTGAGGGAGTCCAGGCAAGCAGACTCCTTTAGAAAggaagtgctgctgggagctgctgcctccagaCAGAAGCTGCGACAAACAGCGTGGAGGTTAAATAGAGAACATACCTTGCTTTCCAAAAAACACTACAGAACTGACAGGGTTTCCCAGCAAATCCCAAAAGCAGCGTGGCcccctggcagccagcagggctgtcTCACGCTCGCACCGACACGTTCTGCTCAGGAGTGCTGCACGGGCGCTAACACACAACAACAGCTCCGGGTGCCACCCGTGACAGCGCTCCCACCTCTCAGGCTGGCTCCTTGTGCTCACTAACAGATCTGAGTTCTCTCTGCTTGTGGTGACTCTGCTCAGCCAAATGACTTTGCCTTCCATGCCACAAGGCGGGTGAGGAAAGAGATGGGGACACATTTTCAACACTCGCTCTCTATTACCAACGCCCATCCCACCCTACCACAAGCCCAGCAGCTGTGAGAGGTTTGCAGGTGTGGAGGAGGTTTCCTACTTACCACATCCTCAATTGAGCTCTGGTCATCTCGGAGGTGATCCTCAGCCACTAGAGAGAGCACAAGCCCCTTGATGCTGTGGACATACAAGCTCATCTGAATGAACTTGCAGTGCTTGTCAGACTCCATGCCCTGGGCTGCTGGTCTGCTTGCCTGAGGCCAGTCCTCCTCCCCACTCCTGGGACAGCCTGTGATCTCTGCTGAGGCACTGGGCAGCCCCTCCTGAATGTCTGCAGCCATCAGCTGACTCTTGCTTCTGAGCTCTGACTGTGCAACAGGGGTCGGGCAATCCAAACTCCAACTACCAACAGCTGCACCACTTTCTATAGAGACACTACTTTGGCTCAGAGTCCCTTGTTCATCTTGTTCACTCGACTTccttctgctcagctcttgggcagcagagcaggtaGCTAGACTGGCACTGTCCACAGGACAGCTCTGGGAACTGTGCTGTTCAGCATCAGAGTCCACAAGAGATTCCTGCATGCCCTGACTCTCCTGTTCCTTGGCATATGGgtgtggaaaggaaaaacctTCCAGATATGAATCTGCAGCTTGAGCACACTGAGCAGTATGGAGCTCAGAAGGGCTCAGCAGCTCTTTCACTTGTCTGTCTGATGAGAAGGATGCTTTTCTCCTGAGCTCCGACCTTTTGTTGCCTGGGCTGCTCAGTTCTGCTGATGGAAAACTCTTTTTCCTGGCTTCCATTTTCAAAGGAACTGTGTTTGCAAAGCTGCCTGATTGCACAGCATCTTCTGGTGTGGCTGTGCCTGAAGCTTGTGCAGTTAGCACAGAGATATCATTCAGGTCTTGGTTTCTGTGAATTCCTGTCGACTGTGAGATTGCTGGGGAGCCAAGagcattcctttctcttctagGGCTTGCTGGGGCCATGGTTGATCTACCAGGAGATGACAAGTTGATTAAATTACTGAATAGGATCTGTTTGGAGTTATTAATACCTAATACTTTTATCACTTCCCGCTACAAAAGAACATCTACCTTGATAAAGGACAAGGCATGTTCTAAAACAGGTGAAAAGCATGGGCCTCTTACATTGCAAACTTCTGGGAACGATACCCCCTTATTCACACTGCacaaagtcttaaaaaaaaacagcactgtgaactgaaaaacaacagacCATCACAGTTGGCCTTgggaaacagtttttctttaggCCACTTCACAACAGAGATACGGATACCAGAAACTCTGCCCAGCCTCAAAGGCCTCAGGCAGCTTCAAAACACAGATGCTAGAGCCTGAATTAACATTTGAGAAAACTATAGCAACGGCTGTGAGGACACAGCGCCACACATCGTAGCCCCTTGTCCTAAAAGCCTCTTTATGTATCACACTGCTTTCCTACCTACTCCTCCACTCCACTGGGAAGTCTCGGAGCACTGAGACTTCATCTTCTGTTAGGAACACCGGGATGACACGGGCACCCTGCGGCAACGGAGAATCTGCAAGGGCAATGGAGGTTTGAGAATTAAATTAGCATGCCCCAGCATTCAGAACAGAAGCTAGACTCCATCCCGTATCCTGGGGCATCACAAGATGACTAGGGTCTGACGAGGCAGCATTTTCCCATTCTCTTCATCTACTTACTATCTAAAATGacacatttttccctttttt
Above is a genomic segment from Numida meleagris isolate 19003 breed g44 Domestic line chromosome 14, NumMel1.0, whole genome shotgun sequence containing:
- the HPS4 gene encoding Hermansky-Pudlak syndrome 4 protein isoform X2 encodes the protein MEFSQEELNRLWDRYVEYIQKNTNDLHKIFSSLWNLDKTKVDPLLLLKAALILQTCQRSPHVLAGCIIYKGLIVSTQLPPPLTAKVLLQGSESSGQSEPGGEEQQEPDSPLPQGARVIPVFLTEDEVSVLRDFPVEWRSRSTMAPASPRRERNALGSPAISQSTGIHRNQDLNDISVLTAQASGTATPEDAVQSGSFANTVPLKMEARKKSFPSAELSSPGNKRSELRRKASFSSDRQVKELLSPSELHTAQCAQAADSYLEGFSFPHPYAKEQESQGMQESLVDSDAEQHSSQSCPVDSASLATCSAAQELSRRKSSEQDEQGTLSQSSVSIESGAAVGSWSLDCPTPVAQSELRSKSQLMAADIQEGLPSASAEITGCPRSGEEDWPQASRPAAQGMESDKHCKFIQMSLYVHSIKGLVLSLVAEDHLRDDQSSIEDVYHSSLASLNGLEVHLRETLPKDSLSSAKATYSFTHYDCIQNVLTANVPHPPGPLDRHLLRAATLIHSDFNQLPALSEVIVRNASTAVYACRNPVQETYFQQLGAPLRNSGAPNPQDSAFSLPSKAKQKLLKHGVNLL
- the HPS4 gene encoding Hermansky-Pudlak syndrome 4 protein isoform X1 — protein: MARPQHGSAPWWNYFFLYDGSKVKEEGDPTSAGICYFYPSQTLPDQQELLCGQIAGVVHCMTEISGVPPSLIRLRKLKFAVIVDGDYLWVLGCAVDLPDVSCRRFLEQLISLFTFYNGPVHQAYMEFSQEELNRLWDRYVEYIQKNTNDLHKIFSSLWNLDKTKVDPLLLLKAALILQTCQRSPHVLAGCIIYKGLIVSTQLPPPLTAKVLLQGSESSGQSEPGGEEQQEPDSPLPQGARVIPVFLTEDEVSVLRDFPVEWRSRSTMAPASPRRERNALGSPAISQSTGIHRNQDLNDISVLTAQASGTATPEDAVQSGSFANTVPLKMEARKKSFPSAELSSPGNKRSELRRKASFSSDRQVKELLSPSELHTAQCAQAADSYLEGFSFPHPYAKEQESQGMQESLVDSDAEQHSSQSCPVDSASLATCSAAQELSRRKSSEQDEQGTLSQSSVSIESGAAVGSWSLDCPTPVAQSELRSKSQLMAADIQEGLPSASAEITGCPRSGEEDWPQASRPAAQGMESDKHCKFIQMSLYVHSIKGLVLSLVAEDHLRDDQSSIEDVYHSSLASLNGLEVHLRETLPKDSLSSAKATYSFTHYDCIQNVLTANVPHPPGPLDRHLLRAATLIHSDFNQLPALSEVIVRNASTAVYACRNPVQETYFQQLGAPLRNSGAPNPQDSAFSLPSKAKQKLLKHGVNLL